A genome region from Festucalex cinctus isolate MCC-2025b chromosome 17, RoL_Fcin_1.0, whole genome shotgun sequence includes the following:
- the arf2b gene encoding ARF GTPase 2b yields MGNMFANVLKGLFGKKEMRILMVGLDAAGKTTILYKLKLGEIVTTIPTIGFNVETVEYKNISFTVWDVGGQDKIRPLWRHYFQNTQGLIFVVDSNDRERVNEAREELVRMLSEDELRDAVLLVFANKQDLPNAMNAAEITDKLGLHSLRQRSWYIQATCATSGDGLYEGLDWLSNQLKNQK; encoded by the exons ATGGGGAATATGTTTGCAAACGTCCTGAAGGGCCTGTTTGGCAAGAAGGAGATGCGGATCCTAATGGTGGGCCTGGACGCCGCAGGGAAGACCACCATCCTTTACAAGCTCAAGCTCGGAGAAATTGTCACCACCATTCCCACCATCG GTTTCAACGTGGAGACGGTGGAATACAAGAACATCAGCTTCACCGTGTGGGACGTGGGCGGCCAGGACAAAATCCGCCCGCTGTGGCGCCACTACTTCCAGAACACGCAAG GCCTGATCTTCGTGGTGGACAGTAACGACCGGGAGCGCGTCAACGAGGCCCGCGAGGAGCTCGTCCGGATGCTGTCAGAGGACGAGCTGCGAGACGCCGTCCTGCTGGTCTTCGCCAACAAACAG GACCTGCCCAACGCCATGAACGCGGCGGAGATCACGGACAAGCTGGGCCTGCACTCGCTGCGCCAGCGCAGCTGGTACATCCAGGCCACGTGTGCCACCAGTGGCGACGGCCTCTACGAGGGTCTCGACTGGCTCTCCAACCAGCTCAAGAACCAGAAATGA